GGCAACTAAAGTGTGAGTTCCTTTTGCTAGCTGATAGTGATAATCTACTGTCAAATCATCAAAGCTTATATAATAAGAGTGGCCGAATTATTCAGTAATAAACATATATAGTAAATGGGAGAATCACAACATTTTGTGTTTTTCAGTCCCCAATgctaaatttcaataaaatggCTTACTTGTAGATGTGTTTCCAAACCAAGTTTTATATAGCTGAATAGCATCCTACAAATGGAAAACTAGAAAAGTAAATGATTAAGCTAGAGGCTCTTTTACTGCTACGAATGGAATAATGAAAAAGTAATATGAGGCTTTTTCTTGGATTGGAGATGCATCGAAATTTTAATTACCAAATGAATTGTGGAGTTTGATTTGCCATCTGATAATTTACCTACTGATCAATGTTTATCTGCAACGGAGATATGAGATATCATTCTCACTATCATTAATATGATAAACATCATACAACTTTAGGATCAAATATTTGATATGATGGATAATTGGTAATTCTAATCGAGACCTGGTGAATCTTTTATAGAGTAAATGCAAGAGGGGCATTCCTATTCTGTAGAGAGGGCCAGCAAACCGTGGTGGTGGAATTATCATATTATTGTCCACATCATTGATGGTTGCTTTGAGGCCAAGACTCATACACCGGTAAAAGAGCAAGGAACAAAAATTACTGCTAAGTGTGTTGCTCCTACAGGTCCAATTGCAACTGACATGTACTTTGATGAGCAAGTGAAAGGCAATTGCAGAGTCTGCACTAGGTAGGTTTGGTGGCTATGTTTAGCTCTTGAACCATACTCTTTGTggcttaaaattatgaaaaatgatgatctaGTATCGCACACAGACAAATtcaatatacaaaaaataaaagagaccaATTGTAGTAAATTAAAGTTAgttgaaattttcttattttcttcttatatttaagaCCAGAGGGAGTCATCATTTTCAAGGCTCTTTAAATACAGCTATATGTACCTATTCTACTCAGGTTCAAGTATTGAAAATCTccaataacttattttttggcAAGATTTCGGAAAATTTAGGTAATTGTTCCTCTCTTCAGCATCTGTCCATTGATGGAAATGATTTGTCAGGAACCATCCCAGATAGTATTTTTTAGCCGCATTATTTGAGTGTACTAAACCTGCAGGATAATAAGCTATTGGTCCTTTGAAAAAAGGAACTGGTAAACTTTCAAATCTAGTGGAATTAGACATATTTCTTCTGCCTTAAAGTTGTTTCAAATACAGAAACAACATATAAGATGATCAACCCCGACTCCTCCAAGTGGCTTCTCAGTTGTCAAAGCTTGGCTCAACCCTTCCACAACGACCACTTCATcctcataaattttataatttttttttatatttgcattGGAGTTGttcttagaaaaagaaaattaatgagtttaattttcattcatattattgatgtaaataaatatatattatcaaccgatttcaaactattttgaatataatttgtaaataattataataaaaattaacaggtTTATCAATGCCCTATTTAATAATCCATCGTtagattgataatataaaaaagtctttacattattattacattttgcttaaattaaaatattatcggtgcaaaaaattaacttacattATGTATGAAAtatcaagtttaatttattgttttatgtaTTGCGATGACGGAATTTTCGTAGGCTAGCTTTTTGGTGTTTTGTCTACAAAGTCGTACAAGGAGCCACATAATCTATAAAAATTTCcacatttattgttttaaataatattgtgaTGACAATGTCTTTTCTAAATTAAAGGAGCCACGCCGGCCACTTCATAAAAATTTCCACAATTATTATCTTAAATAATGCGATGACGGAGGCCAAGTTACTTTCATAGAAATTTCCAATTATCTGTTTTCCAGGGCCAACAAATTCATATATTCAAGATGTAGATATTCACAAAACATcagaaaatcaacacaaaacccATGACATctatgaagattaaattattatcAACAAAATTCATGACTTATACGGACCATGCATATGCATTGAATACTACTTATACATGCGTAAAAGTTACACGTTTAGCTTGATATCATCAAGAAATTTTgtgtggataatttttttaaaagatgtttAGCTTCATAGAAAAGGAGGATCTCTGacaacaaaaatgaaagaaaagatgaGTCTGTATGGGTAACAAGTGTGAGTAAAAGAAGctctaccaaaaaaaatgaatgaaaaaggtttattatcttttttagtttttaatgaaagaaaagacGAGTCTGTATGAATaaacctttttatatttttgcttttaatttttaataaatgttttagtGTTTTTGGTCATTCTAATTTTTCTCTGTTACCAGttttggtctttattaacaagtAACAATTACTTAAAtagcttataaattaaaataagctaACTAATaggttattaatttgtttttcttaattttgccCTTTGTAAGAGACTAAATCCTTTCCCTGTACCTAACTTTTcttggtattttttaatttatatttaattcacatattacaaattaaaattaaaaaattatgtttgatataTAATAGTTcgtcatatttttttacaacaaaataagaaataaatatatcaaatactTAGATCTTGCTTGGAATTTTCTCCATGGTTCAATCCCTTCTCAACTTGCAGCATCTTGATCTCAGCATCAATATTGATTTGTCGaacaatcatttttttagaagaaaccCCAGTGAAAACAGAGAATTTATTTGCATTGGTctcattaaatttatcaagaaacAAATTGACTGGAAAAATTCCTTCAAATATTAGAAACCTAAGGTCGCTTGAATTTTTTGATTTGTTAAGAAACCTGCTAGATGGTTCAATTCCTCAAAGTCTTACTCAAGTTAATCGACTCTTCATGTTAGATATTTCAAGGCATGCCttaagttcaatattcactttttGTGATGGCTTTTCTGGAATTCTTCCTAATATCTTTGGGAGCCTCACAAGGCTTAAGGTTTTCTCTGCTGAGTCAAATAGTTTCACTGGTTAATTGCCTGCATCACTGGTGAATTCCCCATCTCTTCAGATGCTTATTATGAACAATAATTCTTTGAGTGGTTCAATTAATTTGAACTGTTCTGCAATGAAAAATCTAACCTCCCTTGGTCTTGGTTCCAATCAATTCCATGTTCCAATCTCTAGAAATCTATCAGGTTGTCTAAGATTGGAAGCCATTAATCTTGCTAGGAACCATCTCAATGCTGGAGTACCTGTCACTCTCAAGAATCTTCAGTCCTTAACCCAACTTTCAGTTTCAAACTCCAGCTTGCATAATTTGTCTGCAACACTAGAGGTTTTAGGTCACTGCAAACTTAAGTACAGTAGTCGTCACAAGTCACAATGAACTTCTACAATGAAGAAATGCCACTAGGTCAAAATCTAGTGTTCAGTAATCTCAAGGTGTTTGTTTATCCTTGCCAACAGTCAGAGCAAAGGTTCAATCCCAAAGTGGTTAAGTCGACGCAAGAAGCTGCAGATGCTGGATCTGTCATGGAATCATCTCAGTGGTAGCATTCCCTCATGGTTTGGCAAATTTGACAACCTCTTTTACTTGGACTTATCAAACAACTCTTTCACTGGCAACAACCACAGAGTTTGACTATGGTCTTGAGTCTCCAACACCGGAATTTCTCATTAGAAGGAACTCTCTCTCACTTTCCCTTTTACACTGGAGGAAACTATGTAAAGGGTATGAAGTACAaaaaagtttcaagtttcagtCCATCTTTGTTCCTCAGTTACAACTAGCTTCAAGGACCAATATGGCCAAGTTTTGGTAACCTGAAAGGGCTACATGTGATGCAACTGAAACATAATAGCCTAAAAGGACCAATTCCACACCAGCTATCAGGTATGACAATGTCAGAAATTTTGGATCTATCTCACAACAAACTCTCTGAAGAAATACCACAAACATTGGTGAAACTTACTTTCTTGTCCACATTTGATGTGTCTTACAATCAGTTGCATGGGGAAATCCCAATAGGGGCCAGTTTGATACTTTTTCCTATGAAGCACGAACATCTCTTGTTTAAAGTATTGTCGTGTCAAACATATTTCCAACACTAACACTTATTTGATACTTATTATTAGGTgcccaattttaaaattattttttgttaacttGGACACTTAAACTACACTTTTACATAACTAAGACACTTGAAAAAATATAGAAGGatggttaaaaaaatgaatataccatcaatttaaatattttgttataggttgttattatatttcatttcattataaTGTTTTTCTTTGTCTATGTATGCAGTGTCCCCATATCTTATATTTTAGATATTAGTCGTGTCAAAATGTCCGTATTTGTGTCATGTTCGATGTTTGTGCTTCATAGACTTTTCCATCTACAAGCTTTGAAGGGAACAGGGGTCTCTACTACCATTATGGCACTTCAGCATGATCACCAGAAGTTGGAGATCATTGGTTTTCCATTTGGATTTGATGCTGTTGCTGGTTTTCTTATAACCATCGCCATTTGTTTCACTTCTGGatgaatcttttttttcttccatagaATGAAGAATGCCACTACAATGAGTTGATAGATAGTTGAATTAAAGTTCAATTCATAGCTGTATctgtagaaaatattttattaaactcGTTagcattgttatattttttttttcctttttctttttgataagcaACTAGCTTGCTGCCTAGCTCCCGTTGGCTGTGCTCAACATTTTTGAATCACTTGAAGTTATGGTCACGAGACATGCATTATTAACTCTCTGGAATTATGATTCGtccattgaaaataacaattatgtATAAGAATATAGTATTTTACTTTTCTCTgcacttaataaaaaaaaactactagcAATAATTTGTAATAGACAATAAACCAATCCTCCATAGTCCAAAGTCCATAGTCCAAACTCCAATGAGGAGCGGATCCGGAAATATAAGGGAGGGGTAgaatattaaagaaataaacTTTACATACGTTAACGAGTTTTCAGTGCATATGTagttatttgttaaatttatataaaatcctaaaatatatgaaagaagaaaatatcacCATTATCAAACAgttaataaagaaatatataactaaaagtATTATCATTGCTAAGAATAGAGATATTATCATACAAATTAAAGAGACAAGACTTGACATTAACgagtaaaataaagaaataaattaactacaaaaaaaaaaaactatagaaataaattatgtaaatcAACTAGTAAAAAAGACCTGCCAAACTCACTTGCATTTTATAGATATAGAAAGTTTTGGATAAACAGCAGGaaaatagaatgaattaaatttaagtaataCCAATGGTCTTGGTTTCCTATGATAATTATCGTAAGGATTATTCAATAGCGTATCGGGTTCGAATCCAATAAAAGAGCATACAAaccaaaaactaaatttaagtaataatacatttgagaaaaataaaaatgagaaaatagcATATTGTTATGATTGAGGGAGAACTCAGATTGATGAGTGTTCTTACCGAGTTCTTCACTCGTCCAATCTGTCAAATGTTATCTTCTCCTTGTTCCGAATTTCGTCACCAGCAAGGGGTTTAGAAACTTGAAAAAAGACTTTGATTGTAAAGTAAGTAATATGTCTGAGGTGTTTGTAATGAGATCAATGAGACTTACCTTCTCTTCTGGTGTTATATGTCTTATAATGGTCGTAGCTATCAAGTTGGTAAATCCCGAGCAATCACCCACTACGAACATGTGAGTATGGTGGGCATTGTACAGTACACAAGCCCTCCAAACTATGAGTCTGATTTGGATGAAAGAGCTTCATGATGATGGATGTTTCAACAAAGATGGCCGAGTTGGATTGATGAGGGTTTTCTCTGATGTGTCGCGGTATATAAAGTATTTGACCATGAAGGTGATGTCTAACATGATTGATGGAGGTGTTTTAAAGACTGAGATGATTGATTTGTTTGTCTTCGATTAACTATTGTGACGTAGATGTTTAGACAGGATGACAActttttcagacaaaaatttaaTAGGCACTGTAATAGTGTTTTCCATTGATAGGACATAATGATGATTCTTGAAAACTTTATCACTTGTTGAGAGGTTTGGTGTTAGAAGGAGTATCTAAGTTATTCTTGTCCCTTATTTTCAATTGTAGGTTTGTTCTAATAATtccaaaatattatattgtttaGGAATCAAGATAGGTTTGTtctaataattcaaaaatattatattgtttaggaatcaagattaaaaattatttataaacacAATTTTAGACATTTtgactaaagataaaattacaaCGATCGATCAAATATCTAAACAGATAATATCTCAGGAAACttaattcatataataattcATGCATTATCTTcaaccaattaaattaaattctgcTTAGTGTGAAATTTTGTTTAGCTCAATTGTTCGAATCTATTATCTAATATTAAGTGGCATATTCGTAAATTCTGACCAAACACAGAGGATATTAGGAGGAGCACAGGATAACGTGTGGTAAAGGATTTTTCCGTGGTACAAACGAATTTCtcagtattttttgtttttttcccgcAAAGATCAATGTCTCAGCATTTCAAGTTTCTCTCCCACCAATAATGGGGTCCTGTTGTTGAATGATCGACCAATAAAACTATACCCTCTGTTCGAAGCCAAAGTTTCAGAAGTGAAAAAGGTACAATCTTTCCAAGTTTGAAGGGTATTACTATTATGGCACAGTTCACTACGCAGGGTCGCCTGAAGCTGCTCTTCAATGGGGAGGGTGTGTCTTCTGTTTTGGAGCACAACAAGGACCCTTTTCTCTACAACAAGTGCAGATCAGTTCAAACCCACAAGAGAAGAACAACAAGGTGCATAGGTTCTTCTGCCAGAATTTACTATGTATCATCATCTCTAAGTAACAAAACCCACCTTTGTAATGCGGAGGCATGGCTCACTTCTGGCAATGGGAGTGTTCATGATGAATATGATGATGATGTggaggatgatgatgatgatgtgttTGACCGAGATGGGTTGTCTTGTTTCCGGGGTTTGGTGTTG
The Glycine max cultivar Williams 82 chromosome 16, Glycine_max_v4.0, whole genome shotgun sequence genome window above contains:
- the LOC102660023 gene encoding uncharacterized protein → MKNLTSLGLGSNQFHVPISRNLSGCLRLEAINLARNHLNAGVPVTLKNLQSLTQLSVSNSSLHNLSATLESEQRFNPKVVKSTQEAADAGSVMESSQCVPISYILDISRVKMSVFVSCSMFVLHRLFHLQALKGTGVSTTIMALQHDHQKLEIIGFPFGFDAVAGFLITIAICFTSG